Proteins from a single region of Methanotorris igneus Kol 5:
- a CDS encoding metal-dependent transcriptional regulator, whose protein sequence is MPSANMEDYLEKIYLFTKNKNRPIKTTELAKLLNVKPSAITDMAKKMSKEGYIIYEPYVGISLSEEGEKIAKKTLRKHRIIETFLTNFLGMDLDKAYEEACKIEHVVSDETVERLYSFMNKPKTCPHGENIE, encoded by the coding sequence ATGCCATCTGCAAACATGGAAGATTACTTGGAGAAGATTTATTTATTTACAAAGAATAAAAATAGACCAATAAAAACAACAGAACTTGCGAAACTGCTGAATGTTAAGCCCTCAGCCATAACGGACATGGCAAAAAAGATGAGTAAAGAGGGTTATATTATTTATGAGCCATATGTTGGCATTAGTTTAAGTGAAGAAGGTGAAAAAATAGCAAAAAAAACATTAAGAAAACATAGAATAATAGAGACCTTCCTAACGAACTTTTTGGGGATGGATTTGGACAAAGCTTATGAAGAGGCATGCAAAATTGAACATGTCGTATCAGATGAGACTGTTGAAAGGCTCTATTCGTTCATGAACAAACCAAAAACCTGTCCGCATGGGGAGAATATTGAATAA
- a CDS encoding ATP-binding protein gives MKFYNREKELQYLKTYCQLEPNSILFVYGPKSSGKTTVMLRVIEELSERGDLVFFYYDLRKYATPTKEEFLEIFFEKGDKKYLLNKLEINLKIFKLGVEENFDFNNLSLNDIFAKINESINAVVKDRKKPVLIIDELQKLKNIYFNGGKSLLNELFNLFVHLTKVRHLCHVVCLTSDTLFIEEIYQNSTLENTSKYYLIDWLKKEDIKKILKEEGFNDKEINYCLNYLSLPYEIVDLIENKKLGLSVEETIRQWINIEKDKILYLIANIPDELNENKINEILGKFKNNIKVKNEEIIKKEFINEFKFLVNNEILFYDVINGIIKPTSIKTWHSIRELLKS, from the coding sequence ATGAAATTCTACAATAGAGAGAAAGAGTTGCAATATCTAAAAACCTATTGCCAATTAGAACCAAACTCTATACTCTTTGTTTATGGTCCTAAATCATCAGGAAAGACTACAGTAATGCTTAGAGTTATTGAAGAATTATCTGAGAGGGGGGATTTAGTATTTTTCTATTATGATTTAAGAAAATATGCAACTCCAACAAAGGAAGAGTTCTTAGAAATATTTTTCGAAAAAGGTGATAAAAAATACTTATTAAACAAGTTAGAAATTAACCTAAAAATATTCAAGTTGGGAGTTGAAGAGAATTTTGATTTTAATAACCTATCTCTAAATGATATCTTTGCTAAGATAAACGAAAGTATAAATGCAGTTGTTAAGGATAGAAAGAAACCAGTTTTAATAATAGACGAACTACAAAAATTAAAAAATATCTATTTTAATGGAGGGAAATCATTATTAAATGAGTTGTTTAATCTTTTTGTGCATTTGACTAAGGTTAGACATTTATGTCATGTTGTATGCTTAACTTCAGATACTCTATTTATAGAGGAGATTTATCAAAATTCCACATTGGAAAACACTTCAAAATACTATTTAATTGACTGGTTAAAAAAAGAAGATATTAAAAAAATTCTAAAAGAAGAAGGATTTAATGATAAAGAGATTAATTATTGCTTAAATTATCTATCTTTACCTTATGAAATAGTTGATTTAATTGAAAATAAAAAACTTGGTTTGTCTGTTGAAGAGACAATAAGACAGTGGATAAATATTGAAAAGGATAAAATTTTATATTTAATCGCAAATATTCCGGATGAACTAAATGAAAATAAAATAAATGAAATTTTAGGTAAATTTAAAAATAATATTAAAGTTAAAAATGAAGAAATTATTAAAAAAGAGTTTATAAATGAGTTTAAATTTTTAGTTAATAATGAGATACTATTCTATGATGTAATCAACGGCATAATAAAACCAACTTCAATAAAAACATGGCACTCTATAAGAGAGCTACTAAAATCATGA
- a CDS encoding ATP-binding protein encodes MKFYNRERELNYLKTYCQLEPNSILFVYGPKSSGKSAVMRRVIKELEDSDLIFFYYNLREHATPTKDEFLNIFFEKGGKKYIKNNLIIDIKVCKFGVEEGWNVDDIKLNDVFRKIKENINTVIKEGKKPVLIIDELQKLKSIYFNGNGDKSLLNELFNLFVSLTKMEHLCHVICLTSDTLFIEEIYRNSTLENTSEYYLIDWLNKDCIKNILEEEGFNEEEINYAINYLSLPYEVSQLINNKKLGLSVEESIKQWINIEKDKIRYIIRENLNKKDEILKVLSKFRDNIKIKNEDIEDELFETLKILIENEILFYDVINGVIKPTSVKKWYAIKEVLKP; translated from the coding sequence ATGAAATTTTATAATAGGGAGAGAGAACTAAATTATTTAAAAACTTACTGTCAGTTAGAGCCGAACTCTATATTGTTTGTTTATGGGCCTAAATCATCAGGGAAATCAGCAGTAATGAGGAGGGTTATTAAAGAGTTAGAGGATAGTGATTTAATATTTTTCTACTATAACCTAAGAGAACATGCCACGCCAACAAAGGATGAGTTTTTAAATATTTTCTTTGAAAAGGGGGGCAAAAAATACATTAAAAACAATCTAATCATTGACATTAAGGTATGTAAGTTTGGAGTAGAAGAGGGGTGGAATGTTGATGATATAAAATTAAATGATGTGTTTAGGAAGATTAAAGAAAATATTAATACAGTAATCAAAGAAGGAAAGAAACCAGTTTTAATAATTGACGAATTGCAGAAATTAAAAAGTATTTATTTTAATGGAAATGGGGATAAGTCCTTACTGAACGAGTTATTCAATCTCTTTGTCTCATTAACTAAAATGGAACACTTATGCCATGTTATTTGCTTAACTTCTGATACTTTGTTTATAGAAGAGATATATCGAAACTCTACTTTAGAAAATACTTCTGAATACTACTTAATAGATTGGCTAAATAAAGATTGTATTAAGAATATATTAGAGGAAGAAGGATTTAATGAAGAGGAGATAAATTATGCCATAAATTATCTTTCTTTACCTTATGAGGTTTCCCAACTAATAAACAATAAAAAATTAGGCTTATCTGTTGAAGAAAGTATAAAGCAGTGGATAAATATTGAGAAGGATAAAATAAGATACATAATAAGAGAAAACCTAAATAAAAAAGATGAAATTTTAAAAGTTTTATCCAAGTTTAGAGATAATATTAAAATAAAAAATGAGGATATTGAGGATGAGTTATTTGAAACGCTAAAAATATTAATTGAGAATGAAATATTGTTTTATGATGTGATAAATGGTGTAATAAAGCCTACATCGGTAAAGAAGTGGTATGCTATAAAGGAGGTTTTGAAACCATAG
- a CDS encoding thiamine pyrophosphate-binding protein yields the protein MKFTDAILDFFKDKSIKTVFSYPGEQIYPLYKALNENDDIKNVMVRHEQAAAHAADGYARITNYVGVCLATAGPGATNLTTGIATAYKDSSSVLCITGRCQKKYIGKNYFQEIPMEFLNFFRGYFVETSDIGYFERAFNETLNSRKPIHINIPRDVFGDTAKNTKIENKNQNHFKCNIKIKNVEKPLLLIGQGIYGKLGYKEIIKIGKILKELNIPIVTTFPARGVIDENDDICLGLVGRRGSEIANKALLDADLIFSIGSSLSYNTIVESVREEVLNKIIPINPNPNNIGELKEILLNLEINDKPWIENVTKKSLLDKLGDYSSKIKEIIDHLPNDAIITTDAGNHTVFTCMLKKCSLPKTIISSHSMGTMGFGLPASIGVKFGCLDYGIDREVVLISGDGGFQMNIQELGVVAENNLKILMVVMKNNKLNVFGDIRNPDFNKIADAYGIDNVYIESIDEIEENVKSYLKNKKPYLMVVECKDENLPMPFK from the coding sequence ATGAAATTTACAGATGCAATATTAGACTTTTTTAAAGATAAGAGTATAAAAACTGTCTTCTCTTATCCAGGAGAGCAAATCTACCCATTATACAAAGCGTTAAATGAAAATGACGATATAAAAAATGTAATGGTTAGGCATGAGCAGGCAGCAGCACATGCAGCAGATGGATATGCTCGAATAACCAATTATGTTGGCGTTTGCTTGGCAACTGCTGGACCTGGGGCGACAAATTTAACTACTGGTATTGCAACAGCATATAAAGACAGTTCTTCAGTTTTGTGTATAACTGGGAGATGCCAAAAAAAATATATAGGAAAAAATTACTTCCAAGAAATACCTATGGAATTTTTGAATTTTTTTAGAGGATATTTTGTTGAAACTTCCGACATAGGTTACTTTGAGAGGGCATTTAATGAAACCTTAAATAGTAGAAAACCCATTCACATAAATATTCCAAGAGATGTTTTTGGTGATACAGCAAAAAATACAAAAATAGAAAACAAGAACCAAAATCATTTTAAATGCAATATAAAAATAAAAAATGTTGAAAAACCACTATTATTAATAGGACAGGGCATATACGGAAAGCTGGGTTATAAAGAAATAATAAAGATAGGGAAAATTTTAAAGGAGTTAAACATTCCAATTGTAACAACCTTCCCAGCAAGAGGAGTTATTGATGAGAATGATGATATATGCTTAGGTTTAGTTGGTAGAAGAGGAAGTGAAATAGCAAACAAGGCTCTATTAGATGCAGATTTGATATTTTCAATTGGCTCCTCTTTATCTTATAACACAATCGTTGAAAGTGTTAGAGAAGAAGTTTTAAATAAAATCATTCCTATAAATCCAAATCCAAATAACATTGGAGAACTAAAAGAAATTCTTCTTAATTTGGAAATAAACGATAAACCTTGGATTGAAAATGTAACAAAAAAATCCCTATTGGATAAACTGGGCGATTATTCATCAAAAATTAAAGAGATAATAGACCATTTACCAAATGATGCTATAATAACAACCGATGCTGGAAACCATACGGTCTTTACCTGCATGTTAAAAAAATGTTCTCTACCAAAAACTATTATCTCCTCCCATTCTATGGGAACTATGGGATTTGGGTTGCCTGCATCTATTGGAGTTAAATTTGGATGCTTAGATTATGGTATAGATAGAGAGGTTGTATTAATTAGTGGAGATGGCGGATTTCAGATGAATATCCAAGAGCTGGGTGTTGTAGCAGAGAATAACTTAAAAATCTTAATGGTTGTTATGAAAAATAACAAACTCAATGTATTTGGGGACATAAGAAACCCAGATTTCAATAAAATAGCAGATGCCTATGGAATAGATAATGTATATATTGAGAGTATTGATGAAATTGAAGAAAATGTAAAGTCCTATCTAAAAAACAAAAAACCTTACTTAATGGTTGTTGAATGTAAGGATGAGAATTTACCAATGCCATTTAAATAA
- a CDS encoding topoisomerase DNA-binding C4 zinc finger domain-containing protein, whose protein sequence is MLDELFSIMTKNIHFNATQLSEKTWNQNWKVPEGLISIIGIKNGKKPVFYYGVTNAYKKEYELKKGISPSGSRFINARVYYKFDRHDIIEKEKYVAANAFNGLLLCIKVDKDEFVNITKRMLLDGYKSGDEHIIEVLETTRDRNMFDTIEESALFIANRDYNWLIGKIKNATRLLRFSGQGYWLLPLKTKLEITSGFIIKGNELIVNLENVELFKNYLVYVDTKENVVRYNPNRLCNRGVFLVDEVRKMINENVCPWCGSKLRVVRTKKGEFLGCTSYPNCLYRRFPNKNTQ, encoded by the coding sequence ATGCTGGATGAACTATTTTCGATTATGACAAAGAACATACATTTTAATGCAACACAACTAAGTGAAAAAACATGGAACCAAAATTGGAAAGTTCCAGAAGGGCTTATATCAATCATTGGTATTAAAAATGGAAAAAAACCTGTTTTTTATTACGGAGTAACAAATGCATATAAAAAGGAATACGAATTAAAAAAAGGGATTTCCCCAAGCGGAAGCAGATTCATAAATGCAAGGGTTTATTACAAATTTGACAGACATGATATCATTGAAAAGGAAAAATACGTTGCTGCCAACGCATTTAATGGCTTACTCTTATGTATTAAAGTAGATAAAGATGAATTCGTCAATATCACTAAAAGAATGTTGTTAGATGGTTACAAGAGTGGGGATGAACATATTATAGAGGTTTTAGAAACTACAAGAGATAGGAATATGTTTGATACCATTGAAGAAAGTGCATTATTTATTGCAAATAGGGATTACAACTGGTTGATTGGTAAAATAAAAAATGCAACAAGATTATTAAGGTTTTCTGGGCAAGGTTATTGGCTATTGCCATTAAAAACAAAGTTAGAAATAACATCAGGGTTTATTATTAAAGGAAATGAGTTGATAGTGAATTTAGAGAACGTAGAGTTGTTTAAAAATTATTTGGTTTATGTAGATACAAAGGAAAATGTTGTTAGATATAATCCAAATAGGTTGTGTAATAGAGGAGTTTTCCTCGTAGATGAGGTTAGAAAGATGATTAATGAAAACGTCTGTCCTTGGTGTGGAAGCAAGTTGAGAGTAGTTAGAACTAAAAAAGGAGAGTTCTTAGGTTGCACAAGTTATCCAAACTGCTTATATAGAAGATTCCCAAATAAAAATACACAATAA
- the pstK gene encoding L-seryl-tRNA(Sec) kinase, with protein sequence MLIILVGLPSVGKTTFSKKLSKELHKMGIDNIVLGSDLIRESFPVWNEKYEEFIKEATYDLIDKALKKYTVIVDDTNYYNSKRRDLINIAKKNKKNYMIIYLHAPLEILLKRNVERGEKIPNEVIIKMFEKFDKPGEKYKWDEPHIVIDTTKEINIEEIAKLVKDYDRINKKNPKVVDNNKDHKENHEDAKNNKIKIMDKIDKITRKVVGEVISKQEPSKIKEISKELTKLRKEFLKEMNKKLDEENIDENYFSEEKIKEEFRRCISKLIN encoded by the coding sequence ATGCTTATAATTTTAGTTGGACTACCTTCGGTGGGGAAGACAACATTTTCAAAGAAGCTTTCAAAAGAACTTCACAAAATGGGAATAGATAATATCGTTTTAGGAAGTGATTTGATAAGGGAAAGTTTTCCAGTTTGGAATGAAAAATATGAGGAATTCATAAAAGAAGCAACCTACGATTTGATAGATAAAGCATTAAAAAAATACACTGTTATTGTTGATGATACAAACTACTACAATTCAAAAAGGAGGGACTTGATAAATATAGCCAAGAAAAATAAGAAAAATTACATGATAATTTATTTGCATGCCCCACTCGAAATCTTACTGAAAAGGAATGTTGAAAGAGGAGAAAAGATTCCAAATGAAGTAATCATTAAGATGTTTGAAAAATTCGATAAGCCCGGGGAGAAGTATAAATGGGATGAACCACATATAGTTATAGATACGACCAAAGAAATTAATATAGAGGAAATTGCTAAGTTGGTGAAAGATTATGATAGGATTAATAAGAAGAATCCTAAAGTTGTGGATAACAATAAAGACCATAAAGAAAATCATGAGGATGCTAAAAATAATAAAATAAAAATCATGGACAAAATTGACAAAATAACAAGAAAAGTTGTGGGGGAGGTTATATCAAAACAAGAACCTTCCAAAATTAAAGAAATTTCAAAAGAACTTACAAAATTAAGGAAAGAATTTTTAAAAGAAATGAACAAAAAGCTCGATGAAGAAAATATAGATGAAAATTATTTCTCCGAAGAAAAAATAAAAGAGGAGTTCAGAAGATGTATCTCAAAATTAATTAATTAA
- a CDS encoding amidohydrolase, giving the protein MGDFTYCLIKNAVINGKKQDLLIEKNTIKKIGNIENNEIDKEETKIINAENKIAIPGLINTHTHIPMTLFRGVADDLPLMEWLNNYIWPMEAKLNKDIVYAGTLLGCLEMIKSGTTTFNDMYFFLDGIAKAVDEIGIRAVLSYGMIDLFDEEKREKELKNAEENIKMIKKLDNNRIKVALGPHAPYTCSKELLMEVHEMAKKYNIPIHIHMNETLDEIKMVKEKTGMRPFEYLNSFGFFDDVNVIAAHCVHLSDEEIKIMKEKNINVSHNPISNLKLASGIAPVPKLVENGINVTLGTDGCGSNNNLNLFEEIKISSLLHKGTTLNPTIINAKQSFEFATKNGAKALGLKCGELKEGYLADIVLIDLNKPFLIPKENIYSHLVYSFNGNVDTVIIDGNVVMENGKIVNVDEEEIYEKAEKAYYKLIN; this is encoded by the coding sequence GTGGGTGACTTTACATACTGCCTAATAAAAAATGCAGTTATAAACGGTAAGAAACAGGATTTGTTAATAGAAAAGAATACCATAAAAAAAATAGGAAACATTGAAAATAACGAAATTGACAAGGAAGAAACCAAAATCATAAATGCAGAGAACAAAATAGCAATTCCTGGGTTAATTAATACCCACACCCACATACCAATGACATTGTTTAGGGGAGTTGCTGATGATTTACCTTTAATGGAGTGGTTAAACAACTATATTTGGCCAATGGAGGCAAAATTAAATAAGGATATTGTCTATGCGGGAACACTGTTGGGATGCTTAGAGATGATTAAAAGTGGAACAACAACCTTCAATGACATGTACTTCTTTTTGGATGGGATTGCTAAAGCAGTTGATGAGATAGGAATTAGGGCTGTTCTTTCTTATGGGATGATAGATTTGTTTGATGAGGAGAAAAGAGAGAAAGAATTAAAAAATGCGGAAGAAAACATAAAAATGATTAAAAAATTAGACAATAATAGAATAAAGGTTGCATTAGGTCCCCATGCTCCATACACATGCTCAAAAGAACTTTTAATGGAAGTCCATGAGATGGCAAAAAAATACAACATCCCAATACACATACACATGAACGAAACCTTAGATGAGATAAAGATGGTTAAAGAAAAAACTGGCATGAGGCCTTTTGAATACTTAAATTCATTTGGATTTTTTGATGATGTTAATGTTATTGCGGCACACTGTGTTCATCTCTCAGATGAAGAGATTAAAATAATGAAAGAAAAGAACATCAACGTTTCTCACAACCCAATAAGTAACTTAAAATTAGCCTCTGGAATTGCTCCAGTTCCAAAACTCGTTGAAAATGGCATAAATGTAACCTTAGGAACTGATGGGTGTGGAAGTAACAACAACTTAAACTTATTTGAAGAGATAAAAATATCTTCCTTACTCCACAAAGGAACAACATTAAACCCAACCATAATAAATGCAAAGCAATCATTTGAATTTGCAACAAAAAATGGGGCAAAAGCATTAGGTTTAAAGTGTGGAGAGTTGAAAGAGGGTTATTTGGCAGATATTGTTTTAATTGATTTAAATAAACCTTTCCTAATACCAAAAGAGAATATCTATTCTCACTTAGTTTATTCATTCAATGGGAATGTCGATACTGTAATTATAGATGGAAATGTTGTTATGGAAAATGGAAAAATAGTAAATGTTGATGAAGAAGAAATTTATGAAAAAGCAGAGAAAGCATATTATAAGTTAATTAATTAA
- a CDS encoding V4R domain-containing protein, whose protein sequence is MIEFFEVYKLGILEIIEGIPLRLRIYECANCAGLPNIGKKICCFEAGFFAGVLKNILDKDVRVVEVKCYASGDDCCEFEVRILDK, encoded by the coding sequence TTGATAGAGTTTTTTGAAGTATATAAACTTGGGATTTTGGAGATTATTGAAGGAATACCTCTAAGGTTGAGGATTTATGAATGTGCAAATTGTGCTGGATTACCAAATATTGGAAAAAAGATTTGCTGTTTTGAAGCAGGATTCTTTGCAGGAGTTCTAAAGAATATTCTTGATAAAGATGTTCGTGTTGTAGAGGTTAAATGTTACGCATCAGGTGACGATTGTTGTGAATTTGAAGTTAGGATTTTAGATAAATAA
- the amrB gene encoding AmmeMemoRadiSam system protein B, translated as MIRHPAVAGAFYPADPNELIETIEYCYLHNLGPKELPSEGGIFEKPIGLVCPHAGYIYSGPIAAHSYNALSKRVDVEEEITAIILGPNHTGLGTGVATMKGIWKTPLGDLEIDDEFADRLWKECDIMDLDETSHLHEHSIEVQLPFLQHLSMLNIAKFKFVPISMLLQDYETAADIGYFIAKIAKELNRRVVIIASTDFTHYEPQEVAAKKDAIAIKNILNMDEEGLYSDVVNYNISMCGCGPVMAMIKAIKLLGGKEAKLLAYATSGDITKDYSSVVGYASIIIE; from the coding sequence ATGATAAGACATCCTGCAGTTGCGGGGGCTTTTTACCCTGCAGATCCTAACGAATTAATAGAAACAATTGAATATTGTTATTTGCACAATTTGGGGCCTAAAGAATTGCCATCAGAAGGAGGAATTTTTGAAAAACCTATAGGTTTGGTCTGCCCACATGCGGGGTACATCTATTCTGGTCCAATAGCAGCACATTCATACAATGCGTTATCTAAGAGGGTAGATGTTGAAGAGGAGATAACCGCCATAATATTGGGTCCTAACCACACTGGATTAGGTACTGGAGTAGCAACAATGAAGGGTATTTGGAAAACACCCCTTGGGGATTTAGAGATAGATGATGAATTTGCAGATAGATTATGGAAGGAATGCGATATAATGGACTTAGATGAAACGTCCCATTTACATGAGCATTCAATAGAGGTTCAACTTCCATTTTTGCAACATTTAAGCATGCTTAATATTGCAAAGTTTAAATTCGTGCCAATATCTATGCTACTTCAAGATTATGAAACTGCTGCTGATATTGGATATTTCATAGCAAAGATTGCAAAGGAGTTGAATAGGAGAGTTGTAATAATAGCATCCACTGACTTTACACACTATGAGCCCCAAGAAGTTGCAGCAAAAAAAGATGCAATAGCAATAAAGAATATATTAAACATGGATGAAGAAGGGCTTTATAGCGACGTGGTAAATTATAATATCAGCATGTGTGGTTGCGGCCCGGTTATGGCAATGATTAAAGCAATAAAACTACTCGGAGGAAAAGAGGCAAAATTACTTGCTTATGCAACATCAGGAGACATAACAAAAGATTACTCATCTGTTGTTGGTTATGCATCCATAATAATCGAATAA
- a CDS encoding DUF5320 domain-containing protein has protein sequence MFGRGWFGRGRGFWRHYIPSTVGGRYRYIGPCRCGMGPHAYYEDESGRIVHAWDLYRVPIATSTTDRTYLVDRLKELEEEKAIIEDEIAEIKKRLNEIEKQNK, from the coding sequence ATGTTTGGAAGAGGATGGTTTGGAAGAGGTAGAGGATTTTGGAGGCACTACATTCCAAGCACTGTTGGGGGAAGATATAGATACATAGGCCCATGCAGATGTGGAATGGGACCTCATGCATATTATGAGGATGAGAGTGGAAGAATAGTTCATGCATGGGATTTGTATAGGGTACCAATTGCAACTTCAACAACAGACAGAACTTATTTAGTAGATAGATTAAAAGAATTAGAAGAAGAAAAAGCAATTATCGAAGATGAAATTGCAGAAATAAAAAAGAGATTGAATGAGATAGAAAAACAAAATAAATAA
- a CDS encoding Mrp/NBP35 family ATP-binding protein, with product MSECDGKCDTCSLKNSCPDTKKIIEQQNARIRENMGKIKHKIVILSGKGGVGKSTVTVNLAAALNMMGKKVGVLDADIHGPNIPKMFGVEGLQPMASPAGIFPITTPQGIKTISIEYFLPSESTPVVWRGPKVSGAVRQFLSDVVWGELDYLLIDTPPGSGDVQLTILQSIPDIDGAIIVTTPEDVAVLDAKKSITMAKMLNVPILGIIENMSGFVCPHCNKVVDVFGKGGGEKAAKEFGAEFLGRIPLDVKAREASDKGIPMVLLDCKASEEFKKIVNRITEKIEGKK from the coding sequence ATGTCTGAATGTGATGGAAAATGCGACACATGCTCACTAAAAAACTCATGTCCAGATACCAAAAAAATAATAGAGCAACAAAATGCAAGAATAAGAGAAAACATGGGTAAAATAAAGCATAAAATAGTTATTCTAAGCGGTAAAGGTGGAGTAGGAAAGTCAACAGTAACTGTAAACTTAGCAGCTGCTTTGAACATGATGGGTAAAAAAGTTGGGGTTTTGGATGCTGACATCCACGGCCCAAATATTCCAAAGATGTTTGGAGTTGAAGGGTTACAACCAATGGCAAGTCCTGCAGGAATATTCCCAATAACCACACCACAAGGTATTAAGACAATATCTATCGAATATTTCCTACCAAGTGAAAGTACTCCTGTTGTTTGGAGAGGACCAAAAGTTAGTGGTGCAGTTAGGCAGTTTTTAAGTGATGTAGTTTGGGGAGAATTAGATTACTTACTTATTGATACCCCACCAGGAAGTGGTGATGTGCAATTAACTATTCTCCAGTCAATACCAGATATTGATGGTGCTATAATTGTAACAACTCCAGAAGATGTGGCAGTTTTGGATGCAAAAAAATCCATTACAATGGCTAAAATGTTAAATGTTCCAATTTTGGGAATAATTGAAAACATGAGTGGATTTGTCTGTCCACACTGTAACAAAGTTGTTGATGTGTTTGGAAAAGGTGGTGGGGAAAAGGCGGCAAAAGAGTTTGGCGCTGAGTTTTTAGGGAGAATTCCGTTAGATGTTAAAGCGAGGGAAGCATCTGATAAAGGGATCCCAATGGTTTTATTGGATTGCAAGGCAAGCGAAGAATTTAAAAAAATAGTTAATAGGATTACTGAAAAGATTGAGGGTAAAAAATAA
- a CDS encoding transcriptional regulator, which produces MKTRCEVIASKVIPMIRGEIARELVNRGYAKKEVAELLGVTIAAVSQYTSEKRGATTSKRLKELVKEIVDDIEKGKISKEDLDDRFCMICSIIRKENIDI; this is translated from the coding sequence ATGAAAACCAGATGTGAGGTCATAGCATCAAAAGTTATCCCTATGATTAGAGGGGAGATTGCGAGAGAACTCGTAAACAGAGGATACGCTAAAAAAGAAGTGGCAGAGCTTCTTGGTGTTACAATAGCAGCAGTTTCGCAGTATACAAGTGAAAAAAGAGGAGCTACAACTTCGAAGAGATTGAAAGAACTTGTAAAAGAAATTGTTGATGACATTGAAAAGGGAAAGATTTCAAAAGAAGATTTAGATGATAGATTCTGTATGATATGCTCCATTATAAGAAAAGAAAATATTGATATTTAA
- a CDS encoding thymidylate synthase, translated as MLCLKQRSVKNAYETLVPKILKEGLEMTTEDGQRCKEIMNVMIEITNPKDKSISPKYPLGERAVENYTQQLLYGAKNEFSYDYHSRLFDYPNEDNTKRINQIQYIIDKLKEQPSSRRCVAVTWNPFIDVKVSMQERGSVPCLNHLQIIRRGDHIYMTVLFRSNDILCAFVANAIGLITLGEIIAEETGTELKKYVHIANSAHIYVDRDRDYIKKYFPDCVDCIK; from the coding sequence ATGCTTTGCTTAAAACAAAGGAGTGTAAAAAATGCCTATGAAACATTGGTTCCTAAGATTTTAAAAGAAGGCCTTGAAATGACAACAGAAGATGGACAGAGATGCAAGGAGATAATGAACGTGATGATTGAAATAACTAACCCAAAAGATAAAAGCATCTCTCCAAAATATCCATTAGGTGAAAGAGCCGTTGAAAATTACACTCAACAATTATTATATGGCGCTAAAAATGAGTTCTCTTATGATTACCACAGCCGACTTTTTGATTATCCTAACGAAGACAATACAAAAAGAATAAATCAGATTCAGTACATAATTGACAAGTTAAAAGAACAGCCGAGTTCAAGAAGGTGCGTCGCTGTAACATGGAACCCATTTATTGACGTTAAAGTAAGTATGCAGGAGAGGGGATCAGTACCCTGCTTAAATCATTTACAGATAATTAGGAGGGGAGACCATATCTACATGACGGTTTTATTTAGGAGTAATGATATCTTATGTGCCTTTGTAGCAAATGCAATAGGTCTTATAACACTTGGTGAAATAATAGCAGAGGAAACAGGAACAGAGTTAAAAAAATATGTACATATTGCAAACTCTGCCCATATCTATGTGGATCGTGACAGGGATTACATTAAAAAATATTTTCCAGATTGTGTAGATTGCATAAAATGA